GTGAGATCTTCATGTCTTACTTTATATGGTATTCCATCGGTCGTTTCTTCATCGAAGCCATACGTACGGACAGCTTGGCGTTTAATGGAAGTGCAGGTTTGGCATCCTTTATGAACGGATTGTGGAAACCGATGGAATGGCTAGGTTTTGAACAAGGATACTTGGACCCAAGCTATGGAAATATCCGTATTTCCCAGCTACTTGCTCTACTGATCATCGTTGCAGCTGTACTGCTTATCATTATTCGTAGGGTCACCGGAGAGCCTAAAGCACATTATTCTGATCCTATCGTATGTACTAAACCGATCAAAGCAGATACCGTAGTGCCAGAAAGTGCAGTAAATACACCGCAGAAAGCTCGTCATGGGGCACAACCTGAACAAGGACAGCCTGCGGATGGAGATAAGAAGGAGCAGTAAAGCTTATGATAGAATGCGTTCTTTTTGATCTGGATGGAACGATTGTCGATACGAATGAACTAATTATTAGTTCGTTTATGTACGCGCTGAAGGACAATGGTCTGGCTCCACTCACCAGGGAAGAGATTATTCCGCATATGGGCACGACCCTTCAGCAACAGATGAGAGTCTTCTCTGGACTTGAGGATGTAAGTGGTGCGCTAGAAAGATCCTACCGTTCTTATAATTATGAACATCACGATGAGTTAGTGCGTCCCTTTCCTCAGGTGAATGAGACGATGGAGGAGCTCAAACGTCGTGGGATTAAAATGGGGATTGTAACCACAAAAATTCGTCCAACAACGATTAAATCACTTGAGATGTTTGATTTGCTAAAGTACATGGATACGATTGTGACGGTGAACGATGTTACTGAACCCAAGCCACATCCAGAGCCTGTTCTGACGGCAGTCAATAACCTTGGCGTTGATCCTCGTAAAACGCTTATGGTGGGTGACAGTACGGTTGATATTCAGTCAGCAAAAGCTGCTGGTGTATATGCGGCTGGCGTATCGTGGTCATTAAAAGGCGAAGAGACTCTCCGCAAGTATGATCCCGACTATATCATCCATAACATGAAGGATATTATAGAAATTGTGGAACGAGGAACGAGTGAATCGTGAGAAACGTAACCCGATATCCTGTAGAAGGTCATAACTCACTTTGGTACATTTACCGTACGGTCAGCCCATGGAAGGGTGTCCGCAACTTTATTTTTATTCAAATCGCACGTTATTGCCCGATTCTACCGTTAAAGAATTGGATCTATCGTCGGATTCTCGGTATGAAGGTTGGGAAGCATACCTCCTTCGGTCTGATGGCGATGGTGGATGTGTTTTTTCCGGAAAAAATCACGGTGGGTGAGAACTCTATTATCGGTTATAACACGACGATTCTGGCGCATGAGTATCTAATCAAGGAATATCGGCTAGGCGAAGTAGTGATTGGTGAAAATGTATTGATCGGCGCGAATACAACGATTCTTCCCGGTGTGACCATCGGTGATTGGGCAGTTATTGCCGCAGGATCAGTGGTACACAAGGATGTGGCAGCCGGCTCTTTTGTCGGAGGCAATCCGCTGCGAGAGCTGCGCCCGTCTTCATCGGAAGATTCCTTGGAACAAGTGTAAAAGATGCTTCGTAAACCCTGCAGTTTCATATTGCGTTTTTTTAGCGCAGGATCTGCAGGGTTTCTTGCGTCTTGGAGAAGCTTATTAAGGAAACTTTAAGATCTTCTTAAGTTTTTCAAACAGATGCATTCGATATAATAATCGTTAGTGATAAGGCGAATCCCACGCTAGGCATTCAGCTTCTAATATCAGAATGTAAAATCAGCAGGTGCAGGCTTCCTGATATTTCAGTTTCAACATTCCGCTTAGCGTCTCTATGAACAACCATCATAGTAGAGAAGAGGAATAGAACATGAACACTGCGAGACAGGAAAGACTGCCCCAACTGGATATTTTCAGAGCATTAGCTATATTAGGTGTATTGCATGTGCATTCCTCATCTTTTGCTGCTGGAGAGCAGGCACTGCATTCTCCTTATTATTACTGGCTGAACTGGATGAACATTTTCTTTAAATTCGGCACGCCTTCATTTATTTTCCTTAGCAGCTTCGTATTGTTTTATAATTATTATGGTCGTCCTGTGACACGCAGCTTGATCATTAATTTCTATCGTCGTCGATTAAAGTATATTTTACTGCCCTATTTTCTAGCTTCTGTAGGGTACTATGCACTAACTTTATATGTGAACGGACGATTGACGCAGAACCTCGGAGACAACTTGTTAAGCTTTTCTAGAGCGTTATTCTCGGGTTCAGCCTATGCTCATCTGTATTTTGTGTTTATTAGTATTCAGTTTTATGTGCTTTTTCCAGTGCTGCTTAAGCTGTTGCAGAGCTCCCGATTCTTAGTACGATGGGCGGTTCCGCTCGGGTTTGCTCTTCAGTGGGGGTTTATTTTCTGGAATAAGTACGAACTGCACATTGTTGAAAAAGGGAGCTTGGCGATCTCCTATTTAGCTTATTATATGATGGGTGCTTATATTGCCATTCACTTTGAGAAGGTGAAGCAATGGCTGATAAAGCCATGGACAGAGCTGCCTGCCAAGC
This Paenibacillus sp. FSL R5-0345 DNA region includes the following protein-coding sequences:
- a CDS encoding acyltransferase, whose product is MNTARQERLPQLDIFRALAILGVLHVHSSSFAAGEQALHSPYYYWLNWMNIFFKFGTPSFIFLSSFVLFYNYYGRPVTRSLIINFYRRRLKYILLPYFLASVGYYALTLYVNGRLTQNLGDNLLSFSRALFSGSAYAHLYFVFISIQFYVLFPVLLKLLQSSRFLVRWAVPLGFALQWGFIFWNKYELHIVEKGSLAISYLAYYMMGAYIAIHFEKVKQWLIKPWTELPAKQKGWTALLVSLWLIAAFIHVQLWYVARHFGVWTDSLWYELLWNVHTILSALVLLYAAFLIHRRAPRRMVAFLTRLGELSFAIYLIHPLLLAIYRRFRYHIPLESLTYVFFIYGGLAFALGGSWFMVQFAFRRIPKLWIFLGSVPRSLESSSKVKSGHASDEMRKVNT
- a CDS encoding acyltransferase, which gives rise to MRNVTRYPVEGHNSLWYIYRTVSPWKGVRNFIFIQIARYCPILPLKNWIYRRILGMKVGKHTSFGLMAMVDVFFPEKITVGENSIIGYNTTILAHEYLIKEYRLGEVVIGENVLIGANTTILPGVTIGDWAVIAAGSVVHKDVAAGSFVGGNPLRELRPSSSEDSLEQV
- the ppaX gene encoding pyrophosphatase PpaX, with the protein product MIECVLFDLDGTIVDTNELIISSFMYALKDNGLAPLTREEIIPHMGTTLQQQMRVFSGLEDVSGALERSYRSYNYEHHDELVRPFPQVNETMEELKRRGIKMGIVTTKIRPTTIKSLEMFDLLKYMDTIVTVNDVTEPKPHPEPVLTAVNNLGVDPRKTLMVGDSTVDIQSAKAAGVYAAGVSWSLKGEETLRKYDPDYIIHNMKDIIEIVERGTSES